TTAATAGCTTTGAAACTGTACTATTAGGGTCATTTAGGTCACCAAAATATCTGGCTTTACCAGGGCAATTTCTTACACACGCAGGTTCTTCAATCCCAGCAGCAATCCTGTGAAAACAGAAATCACATTTATCAATAACAAATAATGATTTTTTAGTTTTACCTTTAACCTCTTCCACTTTTGGATATTTTGCTGGGTCATTTTTGATATTAATATTTTTATTTAGGTATCTTGCACCGTATGGACATGCATCGGCACATCTTCCGCAACCTAAACAGAGATCTCTGTCAACAACAACTGTTCCATCCTTTCTTTTATAAGTTGCTCCTTTTACCGGACATGGAGATAAACATGGTGGGTTGTCACAATGATTACAGAGCTTTGGAAAAAAGAATCTTTTAGGTGTAGGATATTTTCCAATGTCTGCATAATCGACTCTTGATCTAAAAGAGCCAAAAGGAACCTCATTTTCCTGTTTACATGTTACTTGGCAACTGCCGCAACCAACACACTTTCTTAAATCCACAATAAATGCATATTTTTTACTCATAAGCACCTCCTAAGTTAGAAATTAGGAGCAAGTAGTATGCCAATGAGTATTTTGCTCAAATCTAGTATTTAAGCGGATTGATTAAAATGATAATTATAGATTGTTCAAATTGGCAACAGTAAATTGTTATAATAATGAACAGTTAGATTAGTCATCTAAACCAAGTAACTTTCTCAATTTATTGCGTGACACTTTAAGCTTATCTGCTGTTAAAACCTGGTTCTTTCCATATTTAATATAAAAGCTATTTGCTATATTTTCCTCTATTTTCAATATGAAATCATTTAAACCATTACTTTCTATCAATTCTTCATACTCAGATAACAAAGAAGCAAAAGCCAAATCTTCTTTTTGAGACTCATTGATAATTGCTATATCATCCGCATGAATTACATCTGAACCATTTATGACTGCTCTTTTAATAATATTTTCCAACTCTCTAATATTCCCAGGGTAATCATATTTAATTAGCTTATCTGCCGCTTTCTGTGTTAATTTTATCTTCCTGTCAGCATACTTACTCAAGAAGTATTTACATAATGGAATAATATCATCTTTTCTTT
The window above is part of the Deferrivibrio essentukiensis genome. Proteins encoded here:
- a CDS encoding 4Fe-4S dicluster domain-containing protein, with the protein product MSKKYAFIVDLRKCVGCGSCQVTCKQENEVPFGSFRSRVDYADIGKYPTPKRFFFPKLCNHCDNPPCLSPCPVKGATYKRKDGTVVVDRDLCLGCGRCADACPYGARYLNKNINIKNDPAKYPKVEEVKGKTKKSLFVIDKCDFCFHRIAAGIEEPACVRNCPGKARYFGDLNDPNSTVSKLLKTVKGAKWNEEFGTKPRVTYFIKDFKVFEVADKEINREV